A window from Jannaschia sp. S6380 encodes these proteins:
- the acpS gene encoding holo-ACP synthase, whose amino-acid sequence MILGIGTDLANIERMQGVLDRFGDRFRNRVFTERERRKAAYRGQGELGEAATYAKRWAAKEACSKALGTGLRMGIAWKDMAVTNLRTGQPVMAVTGWAEARLARMTPEGHEALIHVSLTDDHPWAHAIVVIEARPR is encoded by the coding sequence ATGATCCTGGGTATCGGAACGGATTTGGCCAATATTGAGCGGATGCAAGGGGTCCTCGACAGGTTCGGCGACCGCTTCCGGAACCGTGTCTTCACCGAACGCGAAAGACGCAAGGCGGCCTATCGCGGGCAGGGCGAGCTGGGCGAGGCCGCGACCTATGCCAAGCGATGGGCCGCGAAGGAAGCCTGTTCCAAGGCGCTGGGCACCGGGCTGCGCATGGGGATCGCCTGGAAGGACATGGCCGTCACCAACCTGCGCACCGGCCAGCCGGTGATGGCGGTGACCGGCTGGGCCGAGGCGCGACTGGCCCGCATGACGCCCGAGGGGCACGAGGCCCTGATCCATGTCTCGCTGACCGACGACCACCCCTGGGCCCACGCCATCGTCGTGATCGAGGCGCGACCCCGGTAA
- the lepB gene encoding signal peptidase I, producing MAKAEKKEGFLETIKTVVWALLIAGVFRTLFFQPFWIPSGSMKDTLLIGDFLFVNKMAYGYSRHSCPFSMCPFSGRILGSEPARGDVIVFRHPVNGTDFIKRLIGLPGDTVQMRDGALYLNGEPVPREEVDPFVEDKAPQGPQRLTPRCANDPVGLGGDCIKERFAEALPGADKPYSTLNIGRSSTDTTPVYTVPEGQYFFMGDNRDNSRDSRVPRSIGGVGFVPYENLIGRADRVIFSSAGSRMLFFWTWRLDRFFEEIV from the coding sequence ATGGCAAAGGCCGAAAAGAAGGAGGGCTTCCTGGAGACGATCAAGACCGTCGTCTGGGCGCTGCTGATCGCGGGGGTCTTCCGCACGCTGTTCTTCCAGCCGTTCTGGATTCCCTCGGGGTCGATGAAAGACACGCTGCTGATCGGCGATTTCCTGTTCGTGAACAAGATGGCCTATGGCTACAGCCGCCACTCCTGTCCGTTTTCGATGTGCCCGTTCTCGGGCCGGATACTTGGGTCCGAGCCTGCGCGCGGCGATGTCATCGTCTTTCGCCACCCGGTCAACGGAACGGATTTCATCAAGCGCCTGATCGGCCTGCCCGGCGACACCGTGCAGATGCGCGACGGCGCCCTCTATCTGAACGGCGAACCGGTGCCACGGGAAGAGGTGGACCCCTTCGTCGAGGACAAGGCCCCGCAGGGGCCGCAGCGCCTGACGCCGCGCTGTGCGAACGATCCGGTCGGACTTGGCGGCGACTGCATTAAGGAGCGGTTCGCCGAGGCGCTTCCCGGCGCCGACAAGCCCTACTCGACCCTGAATATCGGGCGGTCCAGCACCGACACAACGCCGGTCTACACGGTGCCCGAAGGACAGTATTTCTTCATGGGCGATAACCGCGACAACTCGCGCGACAGCCGGGTGCCCCGCTCGATCGGCGGGGTGGGCTTCGTGCCCTACGAGAACCTGATCGGTCGGGCCGACCGCGTGATCTTCTCGTCCGCCGGTTCACGGATGCTGTTCTTCTGGACGTGGCGCCTGGACCGCTTCTTCGAGGAGATCGTTTGA
- the rnc gene encoding ribonuclease III, giving the protein MKLSKHLIAFQARIGHEFAEPDLLVRAMTHGSIASDTRPDNQRLEFLGDRVLGLVIAETLMRDDRMADEGQLAPRFNALVRKETCADVAREIDLGAVLKLGKSEQVTGGRRKMALLGDGLEALLAAVYLDAGLQTARELILRLWGERISTVAVDARDPKTTLQEWAQARGMSPPDYHVAERSGPDHAPVFRVAAKLEDGREAEGRATSKRAAEQAAARALLEGLNHE; this is encoded by the coding sequence TTGAAGCTGTCGAAGCATCTGATCGCATTCCAGGCGCGGATCGGGCATGAGTTCGCCGAGCCCGACCTGCTGGTGCGTGCCATGACGCACGGGTCCATCGCGTCGGACACGCGCCCCGACAACCAGCGGCTCGAATTCCTCGGCGACCGGGTCCTGGGCCTCGTGATCGCCGAAACCTTGATGCGCGACGATCGCATGGCCGACGAGGGACAGCTCGCGCCGCGGTTCAACGCCCTCGTCCGCAAGGAGACCTGCGCCGACGTCGCGCGCGAGATCGACTTGGGCGCGGTGCTGAAGCTGGGCAAGTCCGAACAGGTGACGGGCGGTCGCCGCAAGATGGCGCTTCTGGGCGACGGGCTGGAGGCGCTGCTGGCGGCGGTCTATCTGGATGCCGGCTTGCAGACGGCACGCGAGCTGATCCTGCGTCTTTGGGGCGAACGTATCTCCACGGTCGCCGTCGACGCGCGTGATCCGAAGACCACGTTGCAGGAATGGGCGCAGGCGCGGGGCATGTCGCCGCCGGATTATCACGTCGCCGAGCGGTCCGGCCCCGACCACGCGCCGGTCTTTCGCGTCGCTGCGAAGCTGGAGGATGGGAGAGAGGCCGAGGGCCGCGCAACATCCAAGCGGGCGGCGGAACAGGCGGCGGCGCGGGCCCTGCTGGAAGGTTTGAATCATGAATGA
- the era gene encoding GTPase Era, protein MNDDITRAGFVALIGEPNAGKSTLLNRMVGAKVSIVTHKVQTTRARIRGVAMEGQAQIVFVDTPGLFRPRRRLDRAMVAAAWTGAADADVVVLLVEAHRGLTEGVETILTSLEDRGDTGQPVILAINKIDRVQADKLLALTERLNARFGFAATFLISAEKGHGVSDLRKDLAVRMPAHPWLYPEDQIADLPVRMIAAEITREKLTLRLHQELPYQMTVETEAWEERPDGSVRIDQVIYVVRDGHKGIVLGRKGETAKAVGKAAREELEEFLGHRVHLFLQVKVRPNWLEEAERFDAMGLDFKDGNA, encoded by the coding sequence ATGAATGACGACATCACGCGCGCGGGCTTCGTGGCCCTGATCGGAGAGCCGAACGCCGGCAAGTCCACGCTGCTGAACCGGATGGTCGGAGCCAAGGTCTCGATCGTCACGCATAAGGTTCAGACGACGCGCGCGCGCATCCGCGGCGTCGCGATGGAGGGGCAGGCGCAGATCGTCTTCGTCGACACGCCCGGCCTGTTCCGGCCAAGGCGGAGGCTGGACCGGGCAATGGTCGCCGCGGCCTGGACCGGTGCCGCGGATGCGGATGTCGTCGTCCTGCTGGTCGAGGCGCATCGCGGCCTGACCGAAGGCGTCGAGACGATCCTGACGTCGCTTGAGGACCGGGGCGACACGGGCCAGCCTGTCATCCTGGCCATCAACAAGATCGATCGCGTCCAGGCCGACAAGCTGCTGGCCCTGACGGAGCGGCTCAACGCGCGGTTCGGCTTCGCCGCCACTTTCCTGATTTCGGCGGAGAAGGGTCATGGTGTGAGCGACCTGAGGAAGGACCTCGCCGTCCGGATGCCGGCGCATCCCTGGCTCTATCCCGAAGACCAGATCGCGGACCTTCCGGTGCGGATGATCGCGGCCGAGATCACGCGCGAGAAGCTGACCCTGCGTCTGCATCAGGAACTGCCTTATCAGATGACGGTGGAGACCGAGGCCTGGGAGGAGCGACCGGACGGATCGGTTCGGATCGACCAGGTGATCTATGTCGTCCGCGACGGTCACAAGGGGATCGTGCTGGGCCGCAAGGGCGAGACGGCCAAGGCGGTCGGCAAGGCCGCGCGGGAGGAGTTGGAGGAATTCCTGGGCCATCGGGTCCACCTGTTCCTGCAGGTGAAGGTCCGCCCGAATTGGCTGGAGGAGGCCGAGCGGTTCGACGCGATGGGCCTCGATTTCAAGGATGGCAACGCGTGA
- a CDS encoding DUF1491 family protein: MTRLTAAFWVAAYRKRLEMYGIPCFVVRHGDDTGGAVLIKLNTLDGEARVFQRSFDLMTGERAWVVLTEGPEPGCDEAIRRQSGFDPDIWVLEVEDRAGRHLLDEEGLA; this comes from the coding sequence GTGACACGTCTGACGGCCGCCTTCTGGGTCGCCGCCTATCGCAAGCGGTTGGAAATGTACGGCATCCCCTGTTTCGTCGTGCGCCATGGCGACGATACCGGCGGGGCCGTCCTGATCAAGCTGAACACCCTGGACGGCGAGGCCCGGGTGTTCCAGCGGAGCTTTGACCTGATGACCGGCGAACGCGCCTGGGTCGTGTTGACGGAAGGACCGGAGCCCGGCTGCGACGAGGCCATTCGACGCCAGTCCGGGTTCGACCCCGATATCTGGGTGCTCGAGGTCGAGGATCGCGCGGGGCGGCATCTTCTGGACGAGGAGGGTCTGGCCTGA
- the recO gene encoding DNA repair protein RecO has product MEWRDDGIVLAARPHGETAVILEMFTRAHGRHLGVVHGGRSRKKAPMLQPGNQLDAVWRARLPSHMGGWSLELRRSRAAAIMSDPLRLAALNAVCSLASFALPEREALPAFHERTEALCDAMVDGEGWLTDYVFWEMSLLEISGFRLDLSACAVSGGANDLAFVSPRSGRAVSRQGAGEWTSRLLPLPDMLIGGASSLEGVLAALDLTGHFLERRLAPSLGDRPVPAARSRFLTALRDEA; this is encoded by the coding sequence ATGGAATGGCGCGACGACGGCATCGTCCTTGCCGCGCGACCTCATGGCGAGACCGCCGTCATACTGGAGATGTTCACCCGCGCGCATGGGCGCCATCTGGGCGTCGTGCATGGTGGCCGGTCGCGCAAAAAGGCACCGATGCTTCAGCCGGGCAATCAACTGGACGCGGTGTGGCGGGCGCGCCTGCCGTCGCATATGGGGGGCTGGTCCCTCGAATTGCGGCGGTCGCGCGCTGCGGCGATCATGTCCGATCCCTTGCGGCTGGCGGCGCTGAACGCGGTCTGCAGTCTCGCCTCGTTCGCACTGCCCGAGCGCGAGGCGCTGCCGGCGTTCCACGAGCGTACCGAGGCGTTGTGCGACGCGATGGTGGACGGGGAGGGTTGGCTCACCGACTATGTGTTCTGGGAAATGTCGCTGCTCGAGATATCCGGTTTCCGACTGGATCTTTCGGCCTGTGCGGTCTCGGGGGGGGCGAACGATCTGGCCTTCGTCAGCCCGCGCAGTGGACGCGCCGTCAGCCGTCAGGGCGCGGGGGAATGGACATCGCGGCTGTTGCCGTTGCCCGACATGCTGATCGGGGGGGCATCCTCGCTCGAAGGGGTGCTGGCGGCACTGGACCTGACGGGGCATTTCCTCGAACGCCGCCTCGCCCCGTCCTTGGGCGACCGTCCCGTGCCGGCGGCGCGATCCCGCTTTCTGACGGCGCTGCGGGATGAGGCCTGA
- a CDS encoding META domain-containing protein — translation MPGDLAPLPFLVLGLALAACQRDETISGYVDPETIWQLKELNGQPFPATATLTFPRMGEVAGNGPCNAFRANQSAPLPWIDMDGITATRRTCADLAAETRFLDALRVMTLAEVAGDTLLLSNDAMEEMVFRAR, via the coding sequence GTGCCCGGCGATCTCGCACCTCTGCCATTCCTCGTGCTCGGCCTCGCGCTGGCGGCCTGCCAGCGGGACGAGACGATCTCCGGCTATGTCGATCCCGAGACGATCTGGCAACTCAAGGAATTGAACGGGCAACCCTTCCCCGCGACCGCAACGCTGACCTTTCCAAGAATGGGCGAAGTCGCGGGCAACGGTCCCTGCAACGCCTTCCGCGCGAACCAGTCGGCGCCGCTCCCGTGGATCGACATGGACGGGATCACCGCAACCCGCCGCACCTGCGCGGACCTCGCGGCGGAGACGCGGTTTCTGGACGCCCTGCGCGTGATGACCCTGGCCGAGGTGGCAGGCGACACCCTGCTGCTCAGCAATGACGCGATGGAGGAGATGGTGTTTCGCGCGCGCTGA
- a CDS encoding acyl-CoA dehydrogenase family protein: MPHDGQALPSQPAAVLPDLLAMTSDAVVALETLLERAKASVGERVRSDGRLDPDRMEVEQTATHGLAWVATYAQALRQMQHWAEGLTETGTFGEIEALIHQIAFGEYLWQVYGGLPMSQGEILRPQDMGLTQDDQRGMMVSAVMTLCNQGNTQAARMRLVELMRDRKANATFGATGLDDELEMIRDQFRRWSTERVGPHAHGWHLRDELIPMEIIDEMAGMGVFGLTIPEEYGGLGLPKAAMCVVSEELSRGYIGVGSLGTRSEIAAELILGGGTDEQKAKWLPRLGSGETLPTAVFTEPNTGSDLGALRTRATRDGDDWTVTGNKTWITHAARTHMMTLLARTDPATSDYRGLSMFLAEKTPGTDDAPFPTDGMTGGEIEVLGYRGMKEYELAFDGFHVAGDNLLGGVTGQGFKQLMQTFESARIQTAARAIGVAQAALDEALAYAETRNQFGKPLIAFPRVANKLAMMAVEIMVTRQLTYFSAAEKDAGRRCDLEAGMAKLLGARTAWAAADNGLQIHGGNGFALEYPISRLLCDARILNIFEGAAEIQAQVVARRLLS, from the coding sequence ATGCCCCATGATGGTCAAGCCTTGCCAAGTCAGCCCGCGGCGGTTCTGCCGGACCTTCTGGCCATGACCTCGGATGCCGTCGTTGCATTGGAGACCTTGCTCGAACGGGCCAAGGCGTCCGTCGGCGAACGCGTGCGGTCGGATGGGCGGCTCGATCCGGATCGTATGGAGGTCGAACAGACTGCGACGCATGGGCTCGCCTGGGTCGCCACCTATGCGCAGGCCTTGCGGCAGATGCAGCATTGGGCCGAGGGCCTGACCGAGACCGGCACGTTCGGCGAGATCGAGGCGCTGATCCATCAGATCGCTTTCGGGGAATACCTCTGGCAGGTCTATGGCGGACTGCCGATGAGTCAGGGCGAAATCCTGCGCCCGCAGGACATGGGCCTGACGCAGGACGACCAACGCGGCATGATGGTGTCGGCCGTGATGACGCTCTGCAACCAAGGCAACACGCAGGCCGCACGCATGCGCCTCGTCGAGCTGATGCGCGATCGCAAGGCAAATGCGACCTTCGGCGCCACGGGCCTCGATGACGAGCTGGAGATGATCCGCGACCAGTTCCGCCGCTGGTCCACCGAGCGGGTCGGGCCGCATGCCCATGGCTGGCACCTGCGCGACGAGTTGATCCCCATGGAGATCATCGACGAGATGGCCGGCATGGGCGTCTTCGGCCTGACCATCCCCGAAGAGTACGGCGGCCTCGGCTTACCCAAGGCGGCGATGTGCGTCGTGTCCGAGGAACTGTCGCGCGGCTATATCGGCGTCGGCAGCCTGGGCACCCGGTCGGAAATCGCGGCCGAGCTGATCCTGGGCGGCGGGACCGACGAACAGAAAGCCAAATGGCTTCCCCGCCTTGGATCGGGGGAGACGCTGCCCACCGCCGTCTTCACCGAACCCAACACCGGGTCCGACCTCGGCGCGCTCAGGACCCGGGCGACGCGAGACGGCGACGACTGGACGGTGACCGGCAACAAGACCTGGATCACCCACGCCGCGCGCACGCATATGATGACGCTGCTGGCGCGGACCGATCCCGCGACCAGCGACTATCGCGGCCTGTCGATGTTCCTGGCCGAGAAGACCCCCGGTACCGACGATGCCCCCTTCCCCACCGACGGCATGACCGGCGGAGAGATCGAGGTGTTGGGCTATCGCGGCATGAAGGAATACGAGCTGGCCTTCGACGGTTTCCACGTCGCGGGCGACAACCTGTTGGGCGGCGTGACCGGGCAAGGTTTCAAGCAACTGATGCAGACCTTCGAAAGCGCGCGCATCCAGACGGCGGCGCGGGCCATCGGCGTGGCGCAAGCCGCGCTCGACGAGGCGCTTGCCTATGCCGAGACGCGCAACCAGTTCGGCAAGCCGCTCATCGCCTTCCCGCGCGTCGCCAACAAGCTGGCCATGATGGCGGTCGAGATCATGGTGACGCGGCAGCTTACCTATTTCTCCGCCGCCGAGAAGGACGCGGGCCGGCGTTGCGACCTGGAAGCCGGGATGGCGAAGCTGCTCGGGGCGCGCACCGCCTGGGCCGCCGCCGACAACGGGTTGCAGATCCATGGCGGCAATGGCTTCGCCCTCGAATATCCGATCAGCCGCCTGCTCTGCGACGCGCGGATCCTGAATATCTTCGAGGGCGCGGCCGAGATCCAGGCGCAGGTGGTCGCGCGCCGCCTCCTGTCCTGA
- a CDS encoding sulfite exporter TauE/SafE family protein encodes MDAITPPFWILSLAVALGAGVVKGAVGFAVPLIMISGLSTFLEPRLALAGILLSVLATNVWQVTRYGAVAAREAVQRHWRFLTVGLVMVALTAQTVSAIPARVYYLLLGGPIVGLSLLQLSGLRLRIPPRWHRAADWVGGLISGTLGGLAGIWGPTTALYLLAIDTPKRRQMVVQGVIYSAASVVLVAAHLRSGILDRQTVWFSVALLPAALIGMAVGFRIQDRLDQDQFRRLTLLVLVLAGANLIRKGLIG; translated from the coding sequence ATGGACGCCATCACCCCGCCCTTCTGGATACTGTCCCTGGCCGTCGCTCTCGGTGCGGGGGTTGTTAAGGGCGCGGTCGGCTTTGCGGTGCCGTTGATCATGATTTCGGGTCTGTCGACATTCCTCGAACCCCGGCTGGCGCTTGCGGGGATCCTGCTGTCGGTGCTTGCCACGAATGTCTGGCAGGTCACGCGGTACGGCGCCGTCGCGGCACGCGAGGCCGTCCAGCGGCATTGGCGGTTCTTGACGGTCGGCTTGGTGATGGTTGCCCTTACGGCTCAGACTGTCTCGGCGATCCCCGCGCGGGTCTACTATCTGCTGTTGGGCGGACCGATCGTCGGGCTTTCCCTGCTGCAGCTGTCGGGGCTCCGTCTGCGGATCCCGCCTCGCTGGCATCGTGCGGCCGATTGGGTCGGCGGGCTGATCTCGGGGACCCTCGGCGGGCTGGCGGGGATTTGGGGGCCGACGACGGCGCTTTACCTGTTGGCGATCGACACGCCCAAGCGGCGTCAGATGGTGGTGCAGGGTGTGATATACAGCGCCGCGTCTGTCGTTCTGGTGGCGGCGCATCTTCGATCAGGCATACTGGACAGGCAGACGGTCTGGTTCTCGGTCGCGCTTCTGCCGGCGGCCTTGATCGGCATGGCCGTTGGCTTTCGCATCCAGGATCGTCTGGATCAGGACCAGTTCCGCAGGCTCACGCTTCTGGTTCTCGTGCTGGCCGGGGCGAACCTGATCCGGAAAGGTCTGATCGGCTAG
- a CDS encoding DUF3859 domain-containing protein: MRHRLTAALIPLLFCAAAAQAQVRLVEAGIICPREARGELIEAPGTEAGHIRRIEEGMSFDLLDRIVPTMDDLSFGFRTALKPGATTRDVTVVVTHPPMGPRGVEREEWDDVIEAGTESLNLFTFEEDYEKVPGRWTFAIEIDGEPVVTVPFEVTEDTGRGRVEQACFQFLS, encoded by the coding sequence ATGCGCCATCGGCTGACCGCCGCCCTGATCCCGCTTCTGTTCTGCGCCGCGGCCGCGCAGGCACAGGTCCGGCTGGTCGAGGCGGGCATCATCTGCCCGCGCGAGGCCCGCGGCGAACTGATCGAGGCGCCGGGGACCGAGGCCGGCCACATCCGCCGCATCGAGGAAGGCATGTCCTTCGACCTGCTCGACCGCATCGTGCCGACGATGGATGACCTCTCCTTCGGTTTTCGAACCGCGCTGAAGCCGGGTGCGACGACGCGCGACGTCACCGTCGTCGTGACCCATCCGCCGATGGGCCCCCGCGGCGTCGAGCGCGAGGAGTGGGACGACGTGATCGAGGCCGGCACGGAAAGCCTGAATCTCTTCACGTTCGAGGAGGATTACGAAAAGGTGCCGGGCCGCTGGACCTTCGCGATCGAGATCGACGGCGAACCGGTCGTCACCGTTCCGTTCGAGGTGACCGAGGACACGGGCCGCGGCCGGGTCGAGCAAGCCTGTTTCCAGTTCCTGTCCTAG
- a CDS encoding phosphoenolpyruvate carboxykinase yields MTDRVNPERTLEHQGIEGLGTARYNLLEPAIIQEALARGEGTLGLGGAFLVTTGKFTGRSPKDKFVVRSDATENTVWWEANPPLLPESYDRLRADVLAHMKGRDYFVQDLFGGADPAHRLDVRVITELAWHSLFIRHMLRRPDAAELRTFDPEYTVINCPSFKADPDRHGGRSDVMIALNLDAKEILIVGTEYAGENKKSVFTLLNYILPEKGVMPMHCSANHAIGRPTDAAVFFGLSGTGKTTLSAAPDRVLIGDDEHGWSDRGIFNFEGGCYAKTISLSPEAEPEIFATTSKFATVVENMVFDPDTLELDFEDDSITANMRCAYPLDYISNASQTALGGNPRNVVMLTCDAFGVLPPIARLTPAQAMYHFLSGFTSKVAGTERGVTEPEPTFSTCFGAPFMPRRPEIYGNLLKEKIARNGSDCWLVNTGWTGGAHGTGSRMPIKATRNLLSAALSGALSRGQFRRDPNFGFDVPVSCEGVPDLLLDPRRTWADKDGYDAQAQKLVDMFAANFEKYLDHIDEDVKECAIG; encoded by the coding sequence ATGACTGATCGCGTGAACCCCGAACGCACTCTGGAACATCAAGGCATCGAGGGGCTTGGAACGGCGCGCTACAACCTCCTCGAACCCGCGATCATTCAGGAGGCGCTTGCCCGCGGCGAGGGGACGCTGGGCCTAGGCGGTGCGTTTCTTGTGACGACGGGCAAGTTCACCGGCCGCTCGCCCAAGGACAAGTTCGTCGTCCGCTCCGACGCGACGGAAAACACCGTCTGGTGGGAGGCGAACCCCCCGCTATTGCCAGAGAGCTACGACCGGCTGCGCGCAGACGTTCTGGCGCATATGAAGGGCCGCGACTATTTCGTGCAGGACCTCTTTGGCGGCGCCGATCCGGCGCACCGCCTCGACGTGCGCGTGATAACGGAGCTGGCTTGGCACAGTCTCTTCATCCGCCACATGCTGCGGCGCCCCGACGCGGCCGAGTTGCGGACGTTCGACCCGGAATACACGGTCATCAACTGCCCGTCCTTCAAGGCCGACCCCGACCGCCACGGCGGGCGGTCCGACGTGATGATCGCGCTCAACCTCGACGCGAAGGAAATCCTGATCGTCGGAACCGAATATGCCGGCGAGAACAAGAAATCGGTCTTCACGCTGCTCAACTACATCCTGCCCGAGAAGGGCGTGATGCCGATGCACTGCTCGGCCAATCACGCCATTGGCCGGCCGACGGACGCGGCGGTGTTCTTCGGCCTTTCCGGTACGGGCAAGACCACCCTCTCGGCGGCGCCCGACCGTGTGCTGATCGGCGACGACGAACATGGCTGGTCCGATCGCGGCATCTTCAACTTTGAGGGCGGCTGCTACGCCAAGACGATCAGCCTGTCGCCCGAGGCCGAGCCCGAAATCTTCGCGACGACGTCCAAGTTCGCCACCGTGGTCGAGAACATGGTCTTCGACCCGGACACGCTGGAGCTGGATTTCGAGGACGACAGCATCACCGCCAACATGCGCTGCGCCTATCCGCTCGACTACATCTCGAACGCGTCGCAGACGGCGCTCGGCGGCAATCCCCGAAATGTCGTGATGTTGACCTGCGATGCCTTCGGCGTCCTGCCCCCGATCGCGCGGCTGACGCCGGCGCAGGCGATGTATCATTTCCTGTCGGGCTTCACCTCCAAGGTGGCAGGCACCGAACGCGGCGTGACCGAGCCGGAGCCGACATTCTCGACCTGCTTCGGTGCGCCCTTCATGCCGCGGCGGCCCGAAATCTACGGCAATCTGCTCAAGGAGAAGATCGCCCGGAACGGGTCCGACTGCTGGCTGGTCAACACCGGATGGACCGGTGGGGCGCACGGAACCGGCAGCCGGATGCCGATAAAGGCCACGCGCAATCTTCTCTCGGCCGCTCTCTCGGGCGCACTCTCGCGCGGGCAGTTCCGCCGCGACCCGAACTTTGGGTTCGACGTGCCCGTAAGCTGCGAGGGCGTGCCCGATCTGCTGCTCGATCCGCGCCGCACCTGGGCGGACAAGGACGGCTATGACGCACAGGCGCAAAAGCTGGTGGACATGTTCGCCGCCAACTTCGAAAAGTACCTCGATCACATCGACGAGGACGTCAAGGAATGCGCCATCGGCTGA
- a CDS encoding response regulator transcription factor, with product MSRIALVDDDRNILTSVSMTLEAEGFEVETYNDGQSALDAFSRQMPDLGVFDIKMPRMDGMDLLQRLRQKSSVPVIFLTSKDDEIDEVLGLRMGADDYVRKPFSQRLLVERIRAILRRQEAIASDETETPEDTQVMVRGELSMDPLRHAVKWKGRDVTLTVTEFLLLQALAQRPGFVKSRDQLMDVAYDDQVYVDDRTIDSHIKRLRKKMRSADPEFSAIETLYGIGYRYNEE from the coding sequence ATGTCGCGGATCGCGCTCGTCGACGACGACAGGAACATCCTGACGTCCGTCTCCATGACCCTCGAGGCCGAAGGCTTCGAGGTTGAAACCTACAACGATGGACAGTCCGCCCTCGACGCGTTCAGCCGTCAGATGCCGGATCTCGGCGTGTTCGACATAAAGATGCCCCGCATGGACGGCATGGACCTGCTCCAGCGGCTGCGGCAGAAATCCAGTGTCCCCGTGATCTTCCTGACCTCCAAGGATGACGAGATCGACGAGGTTCTGGGCCTGCGGATGGGCGCGGACGACTACGTTCGCAAACCCTTCAGCCAGCGACTGCTGGTCGAGCGGATCCGGGCTATCCTGCGCCGGCAGGAGGCGATCGCCTCCGACGAAACCGAGACGCCCGAGGATACGCAGGTGATGGTTCGCGGCGAATTGTCGATGGATCCGCTGCGCCATGCGGTCAAATGGAAGGGGCGGGACGTCACGCTGACGGTCACCGAGTTCCTGCTCCTGCAGGCCCTGGCCCAGCGTCCGGGTTTCGTGAAATCGCGCGATCAGCTGATGGACGTGGCCTACGACGACCAAGTCTACGTGGACGATCGCACCATCGACAGCCACATCAAGCGCCTGCGCAAGAAGATGCGCTCGGCTGATCCGGAATTTTCCGCGATCGAGACGCTTTACGGCATCGGGTATCGTTACAACGAAGAATAG